The following DNA comes from Longimicrobium sp..
CACGTTGCCGCCCACCTCGCGCAGCGTTTCTTCGATGTAGCGTGCCTCCACCTCGTCCAGCGTCAGCCCGCGGGGGATCACCACCCCCTCCACCGGCGCGGCGACGGCCACCGGCGTGTTGGCCAGCTCCACGATGCGCAGCGTGGGGCCCGACGAAAAGATCATCGAACGCTCGATGATGTTGCGCAGCTCGCGCGCGTTCCCCGGCCAGTCGTAGCGCGTGAGCCGGTCTACCCCGTCGGCGTCGATCTCGGGAACCGGCTTGGCGAAGTACTCGGCCGCGCGCTTCACGAAGTGGTTGGCGATCTCGGGGATGTCGGAGCGGATGGCCCGCAACGGGGGCAGCATCTGCGACGCCACGTTCAGCCGGTAGTACAGGTCTTCGCGAAAGGTCCCCCGCCCCACCTCGGCGCTCAGGTCGGCGTTGGTGGCGGCGACCACGCGCAGGGTGACCGTCTGCTCGCGGGTGCTGCCGATGCGGCGGAACGAGCGGCTTTCCAGGAACGAGAGCAGCTTGGTCTGCAGCTCGGGCGCCATCGTGCCGATTTCGTCCAGGAACAGCGTGCCGCCGTCCGCCACCTCCACGAGGCCCTTCTTGGCCTGCTTGGCGTCGGTGAACGCGCCCTTCTCGTAGCCGAACAGCTCCGCCTCGAGCAGCCCGGCCGGCAGCGCCGCGCAGTTCACCTCCACGAAGCGGTAGCCGGCCGCCTTGCTGGCCGCGTGGATGCCGCGGGCCACCAGGTTCTTGCCCGTCCCCGACTCGCCCAGCAGCAGCGCCGACACCTGCGGCACCGAGCCGACGCTGGCGATGAACTCGCGCACCTGCTGCATCAGCGGGTGGCGGCCGATGATGGCGTGCGGATCGAACTTGGCCTGCGTGAAGCTCT
Coding sequences within:
- a CDS encoding sigma-54 dependent transcriptional regulator; protein product: MNPTVFIIDDDPDQVALVTAQIERGRRFVTKGFTRAESALEEIRSDPPDAVVCDLVMPGMDGITFVRRVRELNRGLPVIIATARGTEGDAERALQAGASDFTTKPIDPRSLETRIARAMEQAPKEQLLQSFTQAKFDPHAIIGRHPLMQQVREFIASVGSVPQVSALLLGESGTGKNLVARGIHAASKAAGYRFVEVNCAALPAGLLEAELFGYEKGAFTDAKQAKKGLVEVADGGTLFLDEIGTMAPELQTKLLSFLESRSFRRIGSTREQTVTLRVVAATNADLSAEVGRGTFREDLYYRLNVASQMLPPLRAIRSDIPEIANHFVKRAAEYFAKPVPEIDADGVDRLTRYDWPGNARELRNIIERSMIFSSGPTLRIVELANTPVAVAAPVEGVVIPRGLTLDEVEARYIEETLREVGGNVQEAADRLGVSRKVLWQRRKQHGLLAGRE